Genomic DNA from Thermanaerothrix sp.:
GCTTATCACTGGCGAGGCCCCTAAACTGAGAACCTATTGTCTGACCCGTAAAGGACGAGGTCCTGAGGTGTATCGGCGCAGTTCCTACCGTTACTGGAGCCTGGCTGCCAATTTTCAACATAGAAAGGCAGAACCCTTCCTGGTGGAAATCCCCGCCGAATCGGAACAGCATCCCATTGCCCTCAACAGCCATCCCGGCCAGGAATTCGACTATGTGCTCGAAGGGACCAT
This window encodes:
- a CDS encoding cupin domain-containing protein; amino-acid sequence: LITGEAPKLRTYCLTRKGRGPEVYRRSSYRYWSLAANFQHRKAEPFLVEIPAESEQHPIALNSHPGQEFDYVLEGTMRITIGTHEMDLDAGDAVYFDSSEPHGMKALGGKAVRFLAVIL